A segment of the Rhizobium sp. ZPR4 genome:
CTCGTAGCCCATGCAGGAGAAGCCATATTCCATATGATAGCTGCCGGGCGCCGTCGCCGGCCAGAGCTTGTGCAACTCGCCGGGCAGGCCGCCTGCGGCGCAAACCACGATGCTCTTCTCGCCGCCGAGCGTGCGAGTGACGGCGCCGATGACCTGGGCGTCGGAGGGCAGGGCGGCATTGGTTGTCGCCATCGCCTTGGCGGCGGCTTCCATCCAGATCTTCTTTTCCCGTGTTGCCTTTTCGGCCAGCGATGCCGGCGCGCGCCAGCCCGTCAAACCAGCGGAAAGCGCCTTCAATCCTTCGCGCGCATCCGTCACCAGTGGGTGACTATTGTGCTTGAGGGCGTCGTAGGCCGCGATATTGAGGCCGATCATCGCCAGCTTCTCGTTCTTGAACAGCGCCCAGGAGCCGGTGGTGAAATCCTGGCAACGGGTTCCCACAGCGATCACCAGATCCGTATCCTCGGCGATCGCGTTGGCCGCCGACGTGCCCGTCACGCCGACCGAACCGAGCGCCAAGGGATGCGTCTCGTCGATGGCCGACTTGCCGGCCTGCGTGACGACGACAGGGATGTCATGCGCTTCGGCGAAGGCAGTCAATTCTTTGGTCGCTTGCGAATAGAGCACGCCGCCGCCGGCGAGAATAACGGGTTTTTCGGATCGGCGGATCAATGCGATCGCGTTGGCAAGTTCGTCGGCATCCGGCTGTGGGCGGCGCTGCGCCCAGACATGTTCTTCGAAGAAGCTTTCCGGATAATCGAAGGCTTCCGCCTGCACGTCCTGACACAGCGAAAGCGTCACCGGGCCGCAATCAAGGGGATCGGTGAGCACGTGCATGGCGCGCTTCAGCGCCGAGATGATCTGCTCCGGGCGGGTGATGCGGTCGAAATAGCGGGAGACCGGGCGGAAGGCATCATTGGCGGAAACCGTGCCGTCACCGAAATCTTCGATCTGCTGCAGCACCGGATCGGGTGCGCGATTGGCGAAAACGTCGCCGGGAAGGAAAAGAACGGGGATGCGGTTGACATGTGCGACGCCGGCGGCCGTCACCATGTTGAGCGCGCCGGGGCCGATCGATGTGGTGCAGGCCATGAAGCGCTGGCGGAAGCTTGCCTTGGCATAAGCGATGGCGGCATGGGCCATGCCTTGCTCATTGTGAGCGCGGAAAGTCGGCAGCTCCTCGCGCACCTGATAGAGCGCCTCGCCAACACCGGCGACGTTGCCGTGGCCGAAGATCGCCCAGACGCCGCCGAAGATCGGCTGCTTCTGCCCGTCGATGATGGTCATCTGCTTCTTGAGGAAATGCGCGACGGCCTGTGCCATCGTCAATCGGATCGTCTTGCCCATCAGGCGCCTCCCAAATGCTCTATCTCTTGGTATCTCGCAATCCCGAACGCAAAACCGCTATGCACTTTTGCTGGAATTGCTCCAGAATTTCACAGGCCGCGGGTTTTGAGCCACGCTGCCGTCAGTTGGCGGAAACGGCCGGCCATGTCGGCAATCGCTTCCTCGTCGTTCATACCGCCCGAGAGCCACGCGCGGGCCGCATCGGAGAAGATGGTCCGCCCAACGGCGAAACCCTTGACCGAGGGGGCCGCCAGCGTCGCTTCGAAGCTGCGGATCAGTTCCTCTGCCGGCGCCTCCAGGCCGAGCAGCACGATACCGCGGCACCATGGATCATTTTTGGCGATCACGGCATCGATTTTTTTCCAGGCAGCTGTCGATTCCTGTGGTTCCAGCTTCCACCAGTCCGGCTTGATGCCGAGCGCATAAAGCTCTTCCATCGCCGTCGGGATCGTGTCGTCGGTCAGCGGACCGTTCTTGCTGGCGATGATCTCGACGAGAAGCTCGCGGCCGACCTTGCGCGCGGCTTCGAATAGTGTCCGCAGCTTCTCCTGCTGCTCCGCCTTCAAATCCTGCGGATCGTCCGGATGGTAGAAGCACAGGCACTTGATGCAATGATGGAGCGGCCATTCGACGAGCTGCGAGCCGATATCCTGGCTGAATTCGAATTTCAGCGGCTTCGATCCCGGCAGTTCGACCGGGCGTCCGATCCAGGAGAAATCCTTGGTTGCTGCGTCGAAGAAGGCGTCGCGCCCGAAGCGTTCGTCGATCAGCATGCCGTAGCCGGGGCGGCCATCGGCCACCCGTGCAGCCGCCTCGACGGCAAGCCGCTTGAAGGCGACGATCTTGTCGTGGCCAAGGCCCAGCTCATCGCAGACGCTGACGAGCTGCGAGCGATGGTCGATCGCAAGCGCCATCAGCAGCGGAATCTCGTCGCTGCGCCGGGTCGTCGCCCAGTGAATATGGTTGATCGCCTCATCCTTGCGCAATGCCCGATGCTTGCTGCCCGTCTTCAGGAAGAAGTCGAGCTCCGTCCAGGTCGGATATTCCGGCGAGCAGAGCAGGCGGGAAACGGCAAAGGCGCCGCAGGCATTCGCCCAGGTGGCGCAGGTCTTCAGCGGCTCGCCGCGCAGATAGCCGCGCAGGAAGCCCGACATGAACGCATCACCCGCGCCGAGAACGTTGAAGACTTCGATCGGGAAGCCCTGGCCGACGATGCCGGCTTCCAGATCGTCGGAGATATGGCCTTCATAGACGATGCAGCCCATGGCGCCGCGCTTCAGCACGATGATCGCGGATGAGAGGCGGCGGATTTCCTTCAAGGCACCGAGCACGTCGTCGGCGCCGGAGGCGATCATGATCTCTTCTTCGGTGCCGACGATCAGATCGCAATCCGGCAGCGTCTCCTTCATTTTGGAGGAGACGCGATCCGATTTCACATAGCGCTCGAAACCTTCGGCATGGCCGGCAAGGCCCCAGAGGTTCGGCCGGTAGTCGATGTCGAAGATCACCTTGCGGCCATTCGCCTTGGCGATGCGGATCGCCTTGCGCTGTGCCGCCTCGGTATTGGGCTTGGAAAAATGCGTGCCGGACACCAGAACGGCGCCCGAGGATTTGATGAAGTTTTCGTCGATATCGTCCTCGTTCAACGCCATGTCGGCGCAGTCGGAGCGATAGAAGATCATCGGCGAGACGCCCTCGGCCTCCACGGCCAGCAGCACCAGCGCCGTCAGGCGCTCCTTGTCCGTGGCGATGCCATCGACGGCGACGCCCTCGCGGGCCGACTGTTCGCGGATGAAGCGGCCCATCTGCTCGTCGCCGACGCGGGTAATGAGGCCGGATTTCAGGCCGAGTCGCGCCGTGCCGATGGCGATATTGGCCGGGCAGCCGCCGACCGACTTGGCGAAGGAGGCGATGTCTTCAAGCTTCGAGCCGATCTGCTGACCATAAAGGTCGACGGAGGAGCGGCCGATGGTGATCACATCGAGTTTCGTCGCCGGCTCCGCGCCAGGATTGTCGTGTGCCATGATGTCCTCCCGTCAGGGCATGACCTCTTTTGCTTTTCAGCCTGCGCCGAGATCATGCGTTATTGAAAGTGCCGGTGTTCGTTTCGTCCCGATTGCTATGGATCGGACGACCATCTCCCGCGGCCGTGATCCTGGCTATAGTGAAACATTGGTTCCGAGATTTTGTCAATTCGGAATGTTTATTCCATTTTCGTTTTATCTGCTTTTATTGCAGCTTTTCGCCGGCGCTCGGCGATGGCGACCGGAAAGGCCATGATGAGCGCCATTGAAGCCGATAGTGAACGGAAACCGGCAAAGTCTGCCTCCGCGACTTCAAACCAGTGGTCCGCGCAAGCGGTGAGCGGAGAGAAGGCCGAATCGGTAATGGCGATGACCGGCACGTTGCGCGAGGCGAGATCCTGCGCCTGCGCCAGGCTATCGGCGGCATAAGGTGAAAAGCTCGCGGCGATCGCTGCGTCCTTCTCTGTCGCGAAGCGGGTGATCTCGCCGTCGATGCCGTTTGGCGAGGCGACGATCTGATGGCGGATATTCAGCTTGGAAAAGGCGTAGCTCATATGCGCCGTCAGCGGATAGGAGCGGCGCTTGGCGATGAGGTAGATCGTCTCGGCGGCGGCAAGCACGTCGACGGCCTTGGCAAACGTGTCGGTCTCAATGGTTGCTGCAAGCTTGTTGACGGATTGGCTCGCCGCGGAGAGGAAGCCTGAGAGAATACTGGCCTCCTCATTCTCGACGCCGGAGCGTTCAAGCGTCACCAGCCGTTCCTCATAACTCAGCGTGCGATCACGGAGCCGCTCACGGAAGATGCTCTGCAGATCGGAGAAGCCTTCATAGCCGAGGTGATGGGCAAGGCGCACCAGCGTCGAAGGCTGTACCTCGGCGGCAGCGGCAATGCTGGCCGTCGTGCCGAAGGCGATCTCATCGGGATTACCGAGCGCGAAGGCGGCAACCTGGGCCAGACGCTTCGGCATGGCATTCTTGCGCTCTATGATGGTGCTGCGCAGACTTTCGAAGTCGCGTGGTACTTTGGTTTGCGTCTCGATATTGTTGTCCATGCGCCGTCCTTCAGCTCCCCCAACACCCGCAATGAAACAAATATTCCATATTTCCAACGATACCGGATTTTGAATCGTTCGGCACGAATAATTTTAAGATTATGATTTTAAACATATAAATATGGATTATTGCCCGCGGGAGGGATGTCAATGCCCTGAGCGCGCTTGTCAAAACGGTCTAAATATTCCAAAAATCACGCAACTTCGGGAGCGGATTTGAGGAGGAAGGGCAAATGAAGCCGTTGGGCGTTGGATTGATCGGCACTGGTTATATGGGCAAATGCCATGCGCTGGCATGGAATGCGGTCAAGACCGTATTCGGCGATGTCGCGCGGCCCCGCCTGGTGCATCTGGCCGAAGCCAATGCCGATCTGGCAAAGGCACGCGGCGACGAGTTCGGCTTCGAAAAGGCAACGGCTGACTGGCGCGCGCTTATCGCAGATCCCGAGGTCGACGTCGTCTCCGTCACGACCCCCAATCAGTTCCACCCGGAAATGGCGATCGCAGCTCTTGAAGCGGGCAAGCATGTCTGGTGCGAGAAGCCGATGGCGCCTGCTTATGGCGATGCAGAGCGCATGCTGACTGCGGCTAAGGCCTCCGGCAAGATTGCCATCCTCGGCTACAATTATATCCAGAACCCGGTGATGCGGCACATCAAGGCGCTGATAGCGGAGGGTGCGATCGGCGCCGTCAATCACGTCCGCGTAGAGATGGACGAGGATTTCATGGCCGATCCGAATGGCCTTTTCTACTGGAAGAGCGAGCTTGCCTCCGGCTACGGAGCTCTCGATGACTTTGCCGTGCATCCGCTTTCGCTGCTCTGGTTCCTGTTCGGTCATGTAGAGGCCGTCATCACCGATATGGTGAAGCCCTATACCGAGCGTCCGTTGAAGGATGGCGGCAGTCGCGCCGTCGAGAACCACGATCTCGCCAATGTGCTGATGCGGCTTGGCGGCGGCATTTCCGCCGTGCTGATGGCCAATCGCTCGGCCTGGGGTCGCAAGGGGCGAATCGCCCTGCAGATCTTCGGCTCCAAGGGCTCGATCTCCTATGACCAGGAGCGCATGAACGAGTTCGAACTCTATCAGGCCGAGGGCAGGGAGAGCGAACAAGGCTTCCGCAAGGTGCTGGCCGCACCCGCCCACAAGCCATATGACCGCTTCATCCCGGCGCCCGGCCACGGCCTCGGCTTCAACGATCTGAAGATCATCGAGTGCCGCGAGCTGATCCGTGCCATATCCGGCGAATCTGCGTCAGTCGTGGCTTTCAAAGACGGCCTGCGCATCGAAAAATCGGTGCACGCCATGGCACAATCCTTCCACGAGCGCCGCTGGGTCGAAATATCAAGCTAAGCGTTTGGCCTAATTTTCTCCCGATCCGGGGCGCAGGGTCAGCCATGATTGACGCTTGCGGATGCAGGCGTTACCCCTGAAGTCCATAGGCAGCCTTCCGCGCACGCGGAAGGATCGCCATAATAACAATGGAGTACGGATCGTGACGGGCAGATTGGTCATTGTCGGGGCCGGGCAGGCGGGTTTCGCGCTTGCGGCCAAGTTGCGCGGGCTGGGTGATTCGCGGCCGATCACCATCGTCGGTGCCGAGGAGAGCCTTCCCTATCAACGACCGCCTCTGACCAAGAAGTATCTGCTCGGCGAAATGACTTTCGATCGCCTGCTGTTTCGCCCGGAACATTGGTACTCGGACAATAATGTCGAGATCCGCGTGTCCACCTGGGTCGAGCAGATCGACCGCGGCGCAAAGCAGATCGTCATGCAGGATGGATCGAGACTGGACTATGAGACGCTGGCGCTGGCGACCGGCTCGACGCCGCGCCGCCTCCCGCCCTCCGTTGGCGGCGCGCTCGAAGGGGTTTATCTCGCACGAGACAAGCGCGATGCCGATCTTCTGGCCGGCGAGATGCGTCCGGGGCGCCGGGTGCTCATCATCGGTGGCGGCTATATCGGGCTCGAGGCTGCTGCCGTCGCGCGCCATCGCGGCCTTGAGGTCACGCTCATCGAGATGGGCGACCGGATATTGCAGCGTGTGGCGGCCAAGGAAACGGCCGATATTTTCAGGGCTATTCATCAAAAGCATGATGTCGTCATTCGCGAGAAGACGGGGCTGAAGCAGCTCATCGGCCGCAACGGCCATGTCGCCGCTGCCGAGCTTTCCGACGGCTCGACCATCGATGTCGATTTCGTCGTCGTCGGCATTGGCGTTGCTCCGAATGACAGGCTTGCCAAGGAAGCAGGCCTTGAGGTCGGCAACGGCATCACCGTCGATTCGTTTGCCCGCACCTCCGATCCGTCCATCTTCGCCATGGGCGATTGCGTGGAATTGCCATGGGAGGGCGGCCGCATCCGGCTCGAATCCGTGCAGAACGCAGTCGACCAGGCGGAAGCCGCGGCAGGAATCATAGCCGGCAACGAAAAAGCCTATGATCCGAAGCCGTGGTTCTGGTCGGATCAATATGACGTAAAGCTGCAGATCGCCGGTTTCAATCTCGGCTATGACGAGACCTTGTTGCGTCCAGGCGCCCGCGAGGGCGCGGCTTCCATCTGGTATTTCAAGCAGGGCCGATTCGTTGCCGTCGACGCCATCAACGACGCAAAGGCTTATGTAACGGGCAAAAAGCTCCTGGAAACCGGCTCCAATCCATCCAGGGCGATCCTTGCCGATCCCGCTGCCGATTTGAAGCAGCTGTTGGCCTGATATGAATCTTCTCGTCGGCTTGACCATGCTTCGGCCGGCAATCGCCTGTTGCTGAATCATGGAAAGAAGGTACGCAAAGGCGAAAAAGCGCTTGCGTCGATAAATGAATGGCCCTATCAGGGCCGCACCGGAGAGGTGGCCGAGTGGTCGAAGGCGCTCCCCTGCTAAGGGAGTATACCAGAAATGGTATCGTGGGTTCGAATCCCATCTTCTCCGCCATTTTGGCTCAATTGTCCTCATCTGCAGATGGTAGGTGAATTCGGAGCTGACAAATCCCAACGCAAGATTCTATCGGGAATTCCGGCCTGCAAAGCCTTCGTAGCGCTTCAGATATGCTATGAGCGCGCGCAGCTTGGGAGCCATGTTCCGTCGATTGGGATAGTAGAGGTAGAACCCCGGGAAATAGGGGCAATATTTCTCCAGGATCGGCATTAGCTCGTTCCTGTCGATGAAGGGGCGAAAGCTTTCTTCCATCCCGAATGTGATTCCCGCTCCGGCGACGGCCAGCTCGATCATCACGCCCATGTCATTCGTCGTCACCTCCGGCGCGACCTCCACCCGGAATTCCTTGCCCTCTTCCGTAAACTCCCAGCGATAGGGAACTGCCTTCGGTGAGGGACGCCAGCCTATGCATCGATGCACGGAGAGCTCTTTCGGATGCATGGGAATGCCGAATCGGTCTCGATAGGCCGGGGAACATACGGCCAATTGCCGCTCGTCGCCGGCGACGGGTACGGCAATCATGTCCTGCTCGATGACTTCGCCAAGCCGGACGCCGGCGTCATAGCCTTCCGATACAATATCGAATTCCTCGTCGGTGACGGTGATATCGAGCTGGATCTCGGGGTTGGCGGCCGCAAAGCCCGCGAGAAAGTCGCCGGAGAGAAATCGTTCCGCGATCGAGGAAACTGCGAGCCGCAACTGTCCGCGGGGCCGCGTCCGCAATCTGTCCGTCTTTTCCATCGCGGTGCGTATGTCCGATACCGCCGGCTCCACGTCCGCATAAAGCCGTTCGCCGGCTTCCGTCAGGCTGACGCTGCGGGTCGTGCGCTGCAGCAGCGCGATGCCCATGCTTTCCTCCAATCGCCGGATTGTCTGGCTGACCGCCGAGCGGGTGACGCCCAGCCTGTCGGCGGCGGCGCGAAAATTGCGCTCCTGGGCGACGAGAATGAAGACGGTGAGAGCATTGAGATCAGGCCACATTGGTAACTATTACTTTCCAAGCTGTCACTGAATGGGTGTCTTATCACGACAATGAAGCTCTGTATCCTCCTTGCAGCCGGTTCCAGGAGAGAACCGTTCACATAGCAAGGAGTGATCGCATGCCTATCGATAAAGTCATTCTCATCACAGGTGCCTCCAGTGGCATCGGCGCAGGCATCGCCCGCGAACTCGCCTCCACCGGCGCAAGGGTCATGCTCGGCGCAAGACGCATCGACAGATTGGAAGCATTGGCGGCCGAGATCCGGGAAAAGGGCGGCACGGTAATGACCCGCCGGCTCGATGTAACCGATAGGGCTGACGTTGCTGCCTTTGCGGAGACGGCACGTCTGGCCTGGGGCGGCGTCGATGTGATCGTCAACAATGCCGGCATCATGCCGCTTTCCCTGATGACTTCGATGAAGGTCGAGGAATGGGACAGAATGGTCGACGTCAATATCAAGGGCGTGCTTCATGGCATTGCGGCCGTTCTGCCGGAAATGACGGCGCGTGGCGCCGGTCACATCATCAATATCGCTTCGATTGGGGCGCTTGCAGTCTCTCCGACCGCCGCCGTCTATTGCGCAACCAAGTATGCCGTTCGGGCAATCTCAGATGGGTTGCGGCAGGAATGCCGCGATATCCGTGTCACCTGCATCCATCCGGGCGTCGTCGAGAGTGAGCTGGCCGATACGATCACGGACCCGGTGGCGGCCGAGGCGATGAAGTCCTATCGGGCCGTTGCGCTGACGCCCGACGCTATCGGTCGGGCGGTACGCTTCGCCGTTGAGCAGCCCGATGATGTCGATGTCAATGAGATCGTCGTTCGCCCGACGCGGGCGGTACATTGATTCGCGGTCTCTTTGCTTTCACTCCGGCCGGCGTCGTATGCGCGCCGCCCTCACTTTCCGAGGATCGAATCGAAATGAAGAAACCGATACACGCTTACGTCGGCATGTGGACAACGGCTAATGATCATATCCGCCATGAACTCCTGCCGAACGGCCGATATGTCGAAGCGCGGGGAAGCCGTGAGCATGCCTATCAGGGGCGCTACATGGTGACGGGCGATCACATCGACTATTGGGACGATACCGGTTTCACCGCCGATGGCGATTTCATCAATGGCGTGCTTCATCACGCCGGAATGGTGCTCTATTCAAGGAAATGAAGGGGTAGAGCGATATTTGGTCGTTGGCGGCTGCGCTTGCTCAACGCCTGCTCGCCGCTGTCGAATCGGCCCTATCTAAGGAATCACCCGCGTCCTTGCATCGTTTTGGGACGCGGGCCGAACTCGCAAGCGGCCGTTCATCCCGGGTGGGTCGCGGAGGTAAGCGTCATATACAGCTTACCAAACCCAGCAAAATCCGCCTGTTAGCCATGGAATGGCCATTTCGATGCCTTTTTGCGATCGGCTGCGACCATTTTCGCGCCGCATGTAAGTGCCGGTAGATTAAGGGATTTCTTAATGAAGTCTAAATAATTGCGGCCGCCGTGTTGCTGACTTGTGTCCTTTCGGCAACAGGAATTGCGGAAGGCTTACGCAAATCCCCCCTTCCGCGAAAATGTCGATTGCGTGACAGTGCACGTCTTGTATTTTCACTCTCGGAAGCGAGGGCGATTGATCGTCCACTTCTTGAAACGCGAGGATGGGACAGGGAATACCTTCGGGTAGTTCTCATTCTCGACATAAAACTTTGACTGGAGGTCAATATGAACATCAAGAGCCTTCTTCTGGGCTCCGCTGCCGCGCTTGTGGCAGTTTCCGGTGCTCACGCGGCTGACGCTATCGTCGCCGCTGAGCCGGAGCCGTTGGAATATGTTCGCATCTGCGACGCATACGGTGCTGGCTACTTCTTCATTCCGGGCACCGAAACCTGCCTCAAGATCGGCGGCAAGGTTCGTACCGAAGGTGAGTGGTACGATGCCTACAACCCGAACTCTCGTTTGGGCACGCTCTGGCACACCCGTGCTGAGCTCCGTCTGCAGACGGCAACCGACACCGAATACGGCCCGCTGAAGACCAACACCGAGCTGCGTTGGGACTGGAATGACGGCGGCTCCACCGCTACCAACCTGCTGCACGCCAGCATCAGCCTCGGCGGCTTCACCGTTGGTAAGGAAGACTCGCAGTTCAACGTCTTCACCGGTTATGCCGGCGACGTCATCAACGACGACGTGGTCTATGACGGCCCGTACGAACTCAACCAGATCACCTACAACTACGACGCCGGCAACGGCTTCACGGCTGTGATCTCGGTTGAAGACAGCAACTCTGGCACCGGTGCTACCGGCGCTAACGGCGAAGACAGCTCGAACCACTACGCTCCTGACGTTGTCGCCGGTGCTGGCTTCAAGTCCGGCGCATGGGGCTTCAAGGTCGTCGGCGGTTACGACTCGATCGTTGAAGAAGGCGCCATCAAGGCTCGCGTCGATGCTGACTTCGGTGTCTTCTCGGCCTTCGTCATGGGCGGCTGGAACACCGACGGCAACAAGCTCAACAAGTATGCCGGTTCGAACGGCGCTGGCGATGCAGCTGGTATCGGCTGGGGTGACTGGGCAGTTTGGGGCGGCGTTGGCGTTCCGATCAACGAAAAGCTGAAGTGGAACCTCCAGCTCGCCTACACCGACTCGAAGATCTTCGCAGCGACCACGAACCTCAAGTTCAACCCGGTCAAGAACCTGCTCATCGAGCCGGAAGTCTCCTACACCAACTGGGACTCCATCAATCAGGACCAGTGGGCTGGTATCCTCCGCTTCGAGCGCACTTTCTAATCTAATCTGACCTTGGTCAGTTGAGATTGTTCACTACGGTGATGGAAAGCCCGGCCAATGGCCGGGCTTTCTTTATTTGAGAATATCGACAAATTAGAATGCAGCCTTGAGAGTATTCTATATTCTTCTCCGGCGTGGGCGACCTGTAGGTTGTATGTATTCTCGAAGTAATCTGAAGTAGTTTCCAGCTATCGACATGTCGCCAATGTGACGGTTTTGCGACGTGATTTTTGTGCAACGCACCTTTTGAAACCGCCGTCACAATTGTTCATAGTTTATCTCTGATATTGCTCTGAAAAAAACGATCTGTAGGTTCCAAATCGGAAGCGAGAC
Coding sequences within it:
- the iolD gene encoding 3D-(3,5/4)-trihydroxycyclohexane-1,2-dione acylhydrolase (decyclizing) — its product is MGKTIRLTMAQAVAHFLKKQMTIIDGQKQPIFGGVWAIFGHGNVAGVGEALYQVREELPTFRAHNEQGMAHAAIAYAKASFRQRFMACTTSIGPGALNMVTAAGVAHVNRIPVLFLPGDVFANRAPDPVLQQIEDFGDGTVSANDAFRPVSRYFDRITRPEQIISALKRAMHVLTDPLDCGPVTLSLCQDVQAEAFDYPESFFEEHVWAQRRPQPDADELANAIALIRRSEKPVILAGGGVLYSQATKELTAFAEAHDIPVVVTQAGKSAIDETHPLALGSVGVTGTSAANAIAEDTDLVIAVGTRCQDFTTGSWALFKNEKLAMIGLNIAAYDALKHNSHPLVTDAREGLKALSAGLTGWRAPASLAEKATREKKIWMEAAAKAMATTNAALPSDAQVIGAVTRTLGGEKSIVVCAAGGLPGELHKLWPATAPGSYHMEYGFSCMGYEIAGGLGVKMARPEKDVVVMVGDGSYMMLNSELATSVMLGLKITVVLLDNRGYGCINRLQMATGGANFNNLLKDSRFEVMPEIDFRAHAESMGAIAVKVSSIAELEQAIEASKKNDRSSVIVIDTDPLITTDEGGHWWDVVVPEVSPRAEVNKARAAYEQARASQRIG
- the iolC gene encoding 5-dehydro-2-deoxygluconokinase, which produces MAHDNPGAEPATKLDVITIGRSSVDLYGQQIGSKLEDIASFAKSVGGCPANIAIGTARLGLKSGLITRVGDEQMGRFIREQSAREGVAVDGIATDKERLTALVLLAVEAEGVSPMIFYRSDCADMALNEDDIDENFIKSSGAVLVSGTHFSKPNTEAAQRKAIRIAKANGRKVIFDIDYRPNLWGLAGHAEGFERYVKSDRVSSKMKETLPDCDLIVGTEEEIMIASGADDVLGALKEIRRLSSAIIVLKRGAMGCIVYEGHISDDLEAGIVGQGFPIEVFNVLGAGDAFMSGFLRGYLRGEPLKTCATWANACGAFAVSRLLCSPEYPTWTELDFFLKTGSKHRALRKDEAINHIHWATTRRSDEIPLLMALAIDHRSQLVSVCDELGLGHDKIVAFKRLAVEAAARVADGRPGYGMLIDERFGRDAFFDAATKDFSWIGRPVELPGSKPLKFEFSQDIGSQLVEWPLHHCIKCLCFYHPDDPQDLKAEQQEKLRTLFEAARKVGRELLVEIIASKNGPLTDDTIPTAMEELYALGIKPDWWKLEPQESTAAWKKIDAVIAKNDPWCRGIVLLGLEAPAEELIRSFEATLAAPSVKGFAVGRTIFSDAARAWLSGGMNDEEAIADMAGRFRQLTAAWLKTRGL
- a CDS encoding MurR/RpiR family transcriptional regulator, translating into MDNNIETQTKVPRDFESLRSTIIERKNAMPKRLAQVAAFALGNPDEIAFGTTASIAAAAEVQPSTLVRLAHHLGYEGFSDLQSIFRERLRDRTLSYEERLVTLERSGVENEEASILSGFLSAASQSVNKLAATIETDTFAKAVDVLAAAETIYLIAKRRSYPLTAHMSYAFSKLNIRHQIVASPNGIDGEITRFATEKDAAIAASFSPYAADSLAQAQDLASRNVPVIAITDSAFSPLTACADHWFEVAEADFAGFRSLSASMALIMAFPVAIAERRRKAAIKADKTKME
- a CDS encoding Gfo/Idh/MocA family oxidoreductase; translated protein: MKPLGVGLIGTGYMGKCHALAWNAVKTVFGDVARPRLVHLAEANADLAKARGDEFGFEKATADWRALIADPEVDVVSVTTPNQFHPEMAIAALEAGKHVWCEKPMAPAYGDAERMLTAAKASGKIAILGYNYIQNPVMRHIKALIAEGAIGAVNHVRVEMDEDFMADPNGLFYWKSELASGYGALDDFAVHPLSLLWFLFGHVEAVITDMVKPYTERPLKDGGSRAVENHDLANVLMRLGGGISAVLMANRSAWGRKGRIALQIFGSKGSISYDQERMNEFELYQAEGRESEQGFRKVLAAPAHKPYDRFIPAPGHGLGFNDLKIIECRELIRAISGESASVVAFKDGLRIEKSVHAMAQSFHERRWVEISS
- a CDS encoding FAD-dependent oxidoreductase, yielding MTGRLVIVGAGQAGFALAAKLRGLGDSRPITIVGAEESLPYQRPPLTKKYLLGEMTFDRLLFRPEHWYSDNNVEIRVSTWVEQIDRGAKQIVMQDGSRLDYETLALATGSTPRRLPPSVGGALEGVYLARDKRDADLLAGEMRPGRRVLIIGGGYIGLEAAAVARHRGLEVTLIEMGDRILQRVAAKETADIFRAIHQKHDVVIREKTGLKQLIGRNGHVAAAELSDGSTIDVDFVVVGIGVAPNDRLAKEAGLEVGNGITVDSFARTSDPSIFAMGDCVELPWEGGRIRLESVQNAVDQAEAAAGIIAGNEKAYDPKPWFWSDQYDVKLQIAGFNLGYDETLLRPGAREGAASIWYFKQGRFVAVDAINDAKAYVTGKKLLETGSNPSRAILADPAADLKQLLA
- a CDS encoding LysR substrate-binding domain-containing protein, with protein sequence MWPDLNALTVFILVAQERNFRAAADRLGVTRSAVSQTIRRLEESMGIALLQRTTRSVSLTEAGERLYADVEPAVSDIRTAMEKTDRLRTRPRGQLRLAVSSIAERFLSGDFLAGFAAANPEIQLDITVTDEEFDIVSEGYDAGVRLGEVIEQDMIAVPVAGDERQLAVCSPAYRDRFGIPMHPKELSVHRCIGWRPSPKAVPYRWEFTEEGKEFRVEVAPEVTTNDMGVMIELAVAGAGITFGMEESFRPFIDRNELMPILEKYCPYFPGFYLYYPNRRNMAPKLRALIAYLKRYEGFAGRNSR
- a CDS encoding SDR family oxidoreductase, producing the protein MPIDKVILITGASSGIGAGIARELASTGARVMLGARRIDRLEALAAEIREKGGTVMTRRLDVTDRADVAAFAETARLAWGGVDVIVNNAGIMPLSLMTSMKVEEWDRMVDVNIKGVLHGIAAVLPEMTARGAGHIINIASIGALAVSPTAAVYCATKYAVRAISDGLRQECRDIRVTCIHPGVVESELADTITDPVAAEAMKSYRAVALTPDAIGRAVRFAVEQPDDVDVNEIVVRPTRAVH
- a CDS encoding Atu4866 domain-containing protein, with the protein product MEMKKPIHAYVGMWTTANDHIRHELLPNGRYVEARGSREHAYQGRYMVTGDHIDYWDDTGFTADGDFINGVLHHAGMVLYSRK
- a CDS encoding porin, which produces MNIKSLLLGSAAALVAVSGAHAADAIVAAEPEPLEYVRICDAYGAGYFFIPGTETCLKIGGKVRTEGEWYDAYNPNSRLGTLWHTRAELRLQTATDTEYGPLKTNTELRWDWNDGGSTATNLLHASISLGGFTVGKEDSQFNVFTGYAGDVINDDVVYDGPYELNQITYNYDAGNGFTAVISVEDSNSGTGATGANGEDSSNHYAPDVVAGAGFKSGAWGFKVVGGYDSIVEEGAIKARVDADFGVFSAFVMGGWNTDGNKLNKYAGSNGAGDAAGIGWGDWAVWGGVGVPINEKLKWNLQLAYTDSKIFAATTNLKFNPVKNLLIEPEVSYTNWDSINQDQWAGILRFERTF